The Dehalococcoidia bacterium genome has a window encoding:
- a CDS encoding response regulator transcription factor: MRVLVVEDERRLAQVVRRVLEEEGHSVDLAYDGEEALSLAVDGSYDVIVLDILLPKVDGVEVCRSLRRARVDVPVLMLTALDSVEDRVRGLDAGADDYLPKPFAFQELLARIRALGRRRVDPREPDRLQVADLVLDLRRRRAERGGKVIELSPREFALLEFLMRNAGRVLTRTQILDHVWGYDFAPDSNLVDVYIAYLRRKVDKGHSRALIHTVRGHGYMLSE, encoded by the coding sequence ATGAGGGTGCTGGTAGTCGAGGACGAGCGCCGTCTAGCCCAGGTCGTGCGGCGTGTCCTGGAGGAGGAGGGCCACAGCGTCGACCTGGCCTACGACGGAGAGGAGGCCCTCTCTCTGGCCGTGGACGGCAGCTACGACGTCATCGTCCTGGACATACTGCTGCCCAAGGTGGACGGGGTGGAGGTGTGCCGCAGCCTGCGGCGGGCGCGGGTGGACGTGCCGGTGCTGATGCTAACGGCCCTGGACTCGGTGGAAGACCGGGTGCGAGGCCTGGATGCTGGCGCCGATGACTATCTCCCCAAGCCTTTCGCCTTCCAGGAGCTGCTGGCCCGCATCCGTGCCCTGGGGCGTCGAAGGGTGGACCCCCGGGAGCCCGACCGGCTGCAGGTGGCCGACCTGGTGCTGGACCTGCGGCGGCGGCGGGCGGAACGAGGGGGCAAGGTCATCGAGCTGTCGCCGCGGGAGTTCGCCCTGCTGGAGTTTCTGATGCGCAACGCCGGCCGGGTCCTCACCCGCACCCAGATCCTGGACCACGTCTGGGGCTACGACTTCGCTCCCGACTCCAACCTGGTGGACGTCTATATCGCTTATCTTCGGCGCAAGGTGGACAAGGGCCACTCGCGGGCCCTCATCCACACCGTCCGCGGCCACGGCTACATGCTCTCGGAGTAA
- a CDS encoding HAMP domain-containing histidine kinase codes for MFSSARLRLTLWFAGVLALVLVAMGSAVYLSTRQSLLSSLDADLRSRASKEVVSLVARLSEASRRQLPLDQVRVGPERPSAPYFYALLRADGQVLSASANTDPAALPPAEVTREAANGDPVFVNTRDQQGEDMRVYLLPMSGPRGSYVLAVGRSREPETDALQRLLLVLVGGGAAGLAMASVGGYFLAGLALRPIRQALERQRSFVADASHELRTPLALIRASAELLRRHPEEPIAAHQQAVNDILAESERLGRLVAQLLVLARADSGRLSLDLKRVDLSAVARDVVRQLEPQASERGLELTCLADGPVLIRGDEARLREVLLILLDNALKFTEAGGKVTVQVGESAGRARLSVSDTGIGIPAEHLPRIFDRFYRVDRARSQDGGAGLGLAIAKSIVEAHEGRIWAESEPGAGSTFHVELPRSGPRRRREAS; via the coding sequence GTGTTCTCCTCTGCCCGCTTGCGGCTGACCCTCTGGTTCGCTGGGGTGCTGGCCCTGGTGCTGGTGGCCATGGGCAGCGCTGTCTATCTGTCCACGCGGCAGTCCCTCCTGAGCAGTCTCGACGCCGACCTGCGTTCGAGGGCGAGCAAGGAAGTGGTGTCACTGGTGGCTCGCCTGTCGGAGGCGTCCCGGCGGCAGCTGCCTCTGGACCAGGTGCGGGTGGGGCCGGAGCGGCCGTCCGCTCCTTACTTTTACGCCCTGCTGCGGGCCGATGGCCAGGTGCTTTCGGCCAGCGCCAACACCGACCCGGCCGCCCTGCCCCCGGCCGAGGTCACCAGGGAGGCTGCTAACGGCGACCCCGTCTTCGTCAACACCCGTGACCAGCAGGGCGAGGACATGCGAGTCTATCTGCTGCCCATGAGCGGGCCCCGGGGCAGTTACGTGCTGGCGGTGGGGCGCAGCCGCGAGCCGGAGACCGATGCCCTGCAGCGCCTGCTGCTGGTGCTGGTGGGGGGTGGAGCCGCTGGCCTGGCCATGGCATCGGTGGGGGGCTATTTCCTGGCTGGACTGGCCCTGCGACCCATCCGCCAGGCGCTGGAGCGCCAGCGGTCTTTCGTGGCCGACGCCTCCCACGAGCTGCGTACCCCGCTGGCCCTCATTCGGGCCAGCGCCGAGCTGCTGCGTCGCCATCCCGAGGAGCCCATAGCCGCTCACCAGCAGGCCGTTAACGATATCCTGGCCGAGAGCGAGCGCCTGGGCCGGTTGGTGGCCCAGTTGCTGGTGCTGGCCCGCGCCGACTCCGGGCGCCTCTCCCTCGACCTGAAGCGGGTGGACCTGTCAGCCGTGGCCCGGGATGTGGTCAGGCAGCTGGAGCCTCAGGCCAGCGAGAGGGGTCTGGAGCTGACCTGCTTGGCCGATGGCCCCGTCCTTATCCGGGGCGACGAAGCGCGACTGCGAGAAGTGCTGCTCATTCTCCTGGACAACGCCCTCAAGTTCACCGAGGCGGGCGGCAAGGTCACAGTGCAGGTGGGGGAGTCCGCTGGCCGGGCCAGGCTTTCGGTGTCCGACACGGGCATCGGCATCCCGGCCGAGCACCTGCCACGGATCTTCGACCGCTTCTACCGGGTGGACCGGGCCCGCAGCCAGGACGGAGGGGCTGGCCTGGGGCTGGCCATCGCCAAGAGCATCGTGGAGGCGCACGAGGGGCGCATCTGGGCCGAGAGCGAGCCCGGGGCCGGCAGCACCTTCCATGTGGAGCTGCCGCGTTCGGGCCCCCGTCGACGACGCGAGGCCAGTTGA
- the nadA gene encoding quinolinate synthase NadA, translating to MAAQARPLTFISEEDLLNEAMECPVDRELDTRPLAQERAFAFWQKDIPEEYWHLTAAEMKERIARAREALGRRCVVLGHHYQREDIIQFADIRGDSFKLAQWAAQQPEAEFIVFCGVHFMAEAADILSQPHQKVVLPNMAAGCSMADMADPEDVYACWDELQEAGIDNVLPVTYMNSAASLKAFCGRHDGIVCTSSNAKRVFEWAFQRAEKVLFFPDQHLGRNTALKLGIPLDETVVWDYTLPYGSLGGNTLEQLRRAKVILWRGHCSVHMRFSVQQIEEARRKYPDVKVIVHPECRMEVVQAADMDGSTEFIAKTIAEAPPGTKWAVGTEINLVSRLARENPDKLVFCLDPVVCPCSTMYRIHPAYLCWVLEELARGRVVNQVKVDEETAHYARLALERMLSVP from the coding sequence ATGGCGGCGCAGGCGAGGCCCCTGACCTTCATCAGCGAGGAGGACCTGCTCAACGAGGCCATGGAATGTCCCGTGGACCGGGAGCTGGACACCCGGCCCCTGGCCCAGGAAAGGGCCTTCGCCTTCTGGCAGAAGGACATCCCTGAGGAATACTGGCACCTCACCGCCGCCGAGATGAAGGAGCGCATCGCCCGCGCGCGGGAGGCCCTGGGCCGCCGCTGCGTCGTCCTCGGCCACCACTACCAGCGGGAGGACATCATTCAGTTCGCCGACATCCGCGGCGACTCCTTCAAGCTGGCCCAGTGGGCCGCCCAGCAACCCGAGGCCGAGTTCATCGTCTTCTGCGGCGTCCACTTCATGGCCGAGGCGGCCGATATCCTTTCGCAGCCTCACCAGAAGGTGGTGCTGCCCAACATGGCCGCCGGCTGCTCCATGGCCGACATGGCCGACCCCGAGGACGTCTACGCCTGCTGGGACGAGCTGCAGGAGGCGGGCATCGACAACGTCCTGCCCGTGACCTATATGAACTCGGCTGCCAGCCTCAAGGCCTTCTGCGGTCGCCACGACGGCATCGTCTGCACCTCGTCCAACGCCAAGCGGGTGTTCGAGTGGGCCTTCCAGCGGGCCGAGAAGGTCCTCTTCTTCCCCGACCAGCACCTGGGACGCAATACCGCCCTCAAGCTGGGCATCCCCCTGGACGAGACGGTCGTGTGGGACTACACCCTGCCCTACGGCAGCCTCGGCGGCAACACCCTGGAGCAGCTGCGAAGGGCGAAGGTCATCCTCTGGCGGGGGCACTGCTCGGTGCACATGCGCTTCAGCGTGCAGCAGATCGAGGAGGCGCGACGCAAGTACCCCGACGTGAAGGTCATCGTCCACCCCGAGTGCCGCATGGAGGTCGTCCAGGCTGCGGACATGGACGGCTCCACCGAGTTCATCGCCAAGACCATCGCTGAGGCGCCTCCGGGGACCAAGTGGGCCGTGGGCACCGAGATCAACCTGGTCTCCCGGCTGGCGCGGGAGAACCCCGACAAGCTGGTCTTCTGCCTCGACCCGGTGGTCTGCCCCTGCTCCACCATGTACCGCATCCACCCTGCCTACCTGTGCTGGGTGCTGGAGGAGCTGGCCCGGGGGCGGGTGGTCAACCAGGTGAAGGTGGACGAGGAGACGGCCCACTACGCCCGCCTGGCCCTGGAGCGGATGCTCTCTGTCCCCTGA
- the hpt gene encoding hypoxanthine phosphoribosyltransferase: MARRTALKRLIGRAQLRRRVGELAGEIARDYRGTQPVLVGTLKGSFVFLADLSRRLRLPVEIDFIGTASYGQGKESSGQVRIYHAPRCDLRGRHVLLVEDIVDTGLTLDEVRRYLQSQGPASLRICALLMKRRAHEAGIRVDYLGFLVPDDFLVGYGLDCAERYRNLPDVYVLDGEG; this comes from the coding sequence TTGGCCCGTCGCACCGCCCTCAAGCGCCTCATCGGCCGTGCCCAGCTACGACGCCGTGTCGGCGAGCTGGCCGGCGAGATCGCCCGCGACTACCGAGGCACCCAGCCGGTGCTGGTGGGCACCCTCAAGGGCAGCTTCGTCTTCCTGGCCGACCTGTCCCGTCGCCTGCGGTTGCCGGTGGAGATAGACTTCATCGGCACCGCCAGCTACGGCCAGGGAAAGGAGAGCAGCGGCCAGGTCCGCATCTACCACGCCCCGCGCTGCGACCTGCGCGGCCGTCATGTGCTGCTGGTGGAAGACATCGTGGACACGGGGCTGACGCTGGACGAGGTGCGACGCTACCTGCAGTCGCAGGGGCCAGCCAGTCTGCGCATCTGCGCCCTGCTCATGAAGCGCAGGGCGCACGAGGCGGGCATCAGGGTAGACTACCTGGGCTTCCTGGTGCCCGACGATTTCCTGGTGGGCTACGGCCTGGACTGTGCCGAGCGCTACCGCAATCTGCCCGACGTCTACGTCCTGGACGGGGAGGGATAG
- the ade gene encoding adenine deaminase: protein MGRPQPPAHLDRVIAAARGDEPGDLLFRNARIVNVFTAEIEEGDVLVKDGYIAGIGPDYQARVVTDLRGAYLLPGFIDGHVHLESSYLYVDQYARAVVPRGTTSVVTDLHELANVAGLRGLRRYLRDARRLPLDVFLVVPSCVPATFDLETSGATLGPREIKTALRWPEAIGLGEMMNFPGVIQGDRDCLDKLVAAWGHPLDGHAPKVSGKALNAYLAAGPRSDHETTQHHEGLEKLRRGMFLMIREGTTEKNLEELLPLVNDDTYPRCLLVVDDRSCRDLLYDGDMDAVVRKAIRLGLRPVRAIQMATLHPALWFGLRDRGAVAPGYVANLIVADDLNDLRPRQVYYRGQLVAQDGRALFQGVRRIPRWLLNTVRPVPLSTEAFRVRARPGPLPIIEIVPRQIITRRVEAELPRQDGYVLPDPSQDVLKLAVVERHRGTGNVGVGFVKGFGLKRGAIASSFAHDSHNIVIVGADDGDMLLACQEIWRMQGGLTAVCEGRVLASLPLPIAGLMSPRPLEEVAEGLERVEAAARELGATVHAPYAVLSFLALPVIPDLRVTDKGLVDVMAARVLDLTQVA, encoded by the coding sequence ATGGGCCGACCGCAGCCGCCCGCACACCTGGACCGGGTCATCGCCGCCGCCCGCGGCGACGAGCCGGGCGACCTGCTCTTCCGCAACGCCCGCATCGTCAACGTCTTCACGGCCGAGATCGAAGAGGGGGATGTGCTGGTCAAGGACGGCTACATCGCCGGCATCGGCCCCGATTACCAGGCGCGGGTGGTGACCGACCTGAGGGGTGCCTACCTGTTGCCAGGCTTCATCGACGGCCACGTGCACCTGGAGAGCTCTTACCTCTATGTGGACCAGTACGCGCGGGCGGTGGTGCCGCGGGGGACCACCAGCGTGGTGACGGACCTGCACGAGCTGGCCAATGTGGCCGGCCTGCGGGGCCTGCGCCGCTATCTGCGGGATGCCCGTCGCCTGCCCCTGGACGTCTTTCTGGTGGTGCCTTCCTGTGTGCCCGCCACCTTCGACCTAGAGACCTCGGGCGCCACCCTGGGGCCGCGGGAGATCAAGACTGCCCTGCGCTGGCCCGAGGCTATCGGCCTGGGGGAGATGATGAACTTCCCTGGCGTCATCCAGGGGGACCGCGACTGTCTGGACAAGCTGGTGGCCGCCTGGGGCCACCCTCTCGACGGCCATGCTCCCAAGGTGAGCGGCAAGGCCCTCAACGCCTACCTGGCCGCCGGCCCCCGCTCGGACCACGAGACCACCCAGCACCACGAGGGCTTGGAGAAGCTGAGGCGGGGGATGTTCCTGATGATCCGCGAGGGGACCACCGAGAAGAACCTGGAGGAGCTCCTGCCCCTGGTCAACGACGACACCTATCCCCGCTGTCTGCTGGTGGTGGACGACCGCTCCTGTCGCGACCTGCTGTACGACGGCGACATGGACGCGGTGGTCAGGAAGGCCATTCGCCTGGGGTTGCGGCCAGTGCGGGCCATACAGATGGCCACCCTGCATCCGGCCCTCTGGTTCGGCCTGCGCGACCGGGGCGCCGTGGCGCCGGGATACGTGGCCAACCTCATCGTGGCCGACGACCTGAACGACCTGCGTCCGCGTCAGGTCTATTACCGGGGCCAGCTGGTGGCCCAGGACGGCCGCGCCCTTTTCCAGGGCGTGCGCCGCATCCCCCGCTGGCTCCTGAACACGGTGCGTCCGGTGCCCCTCAGCACCGAGGCCTTCCGGGTGCGGGCGCGGCCAGGCCCCCTTCCCATCATCGAAATCGTGCCCCGGCAGATCATCACCCGGCGGGTGGAGGCGGAGCTGCCGCGGCAGGACGGCTATGTGCTGCCGGACCCCTCCCAGGACGTGCTCAAGCTGGCAGTGGTGGAGCGTCACCGGGGCACCGGCAACGTGGGCGTGGGCTTCGTCAAGGGCTTCGGCCTCAAGCGCGGGGCCATCGCTTCCTCCTTCGCCCACGATTCCCACAACATCGTCATCGTCGGCGCCGACGATGGCGATATGCTCCTGGCCTGCCAGGAGATATGGCGCATGCAGGGGGGCCTCACGGCCGTGTGCGAGGGGCGGGTGCTGGCCTCCCTTCCCCTGCCCATCGCCGGCCTCATGTCGCCGCGGCCGCTGGAGGAGGTGGCCGAGGGCCTGGAGAGGGTGGAGGCAGCGGCGAGGGAGCTGGGCGCGACAGTGCACGCCCCCTACGCCGTCCTCTCCTTCCTGGCGCTGCCCGTCATCCCCGACCTGCGGGTGACCGATAAGGGGCTGGTGGACGTGATGGCCGCCCGCGTCCTGGACCTGACCCAAGTGGCGTGA
- a CDS encoding tyrosine-protein phosphatase: MRWDEIRRVELPPGVPGQLYLMAMPGRQRPLQTDIERALELGVTGIVSLAPPDEVADKSPEYAEAIAAGLLPFPVETCPIDNGGVPQDPEEFRRFLERTAQRLQRGERLLLHCSAGVGRTGTAAVGVLLALGVPLEEALDLVRRAGSYPETAEQHRLVRWLAESDLG; this comes from the coding sequence ATGCGCTGGGACGAGATACGACGCGTAGAGCTGCCGCCCGGTGTGCCCGGCCAGCTCTACCTGATGGCCATGCCAGGACGCCAGCGCCCCCTGCAGACCGACATCGAGCGGGCGCTGGAACTGGGCGTCACTGGCATCGTCAGCCTGGCCCCGCCCGATGAGGTGGCAGACAAGTCGCCCGAGTACGCCGAGGCCATCGCCGCCGGCCTTCTGCCCTTCCCGGTGGAAACCTGCCCCATCGACAACGGCGGCGTTCCTCAGGACCCCGAGGAATTCCGTCGCTTTCTGGAGCGGACGGCCCAGCGGCTGCAGCGGGGGGAGAGGCTGCTGCTGCACTGCTCGGCGGGGGTGGGGCGCACCGGCACCGCCGCTGTGGGGGTGCTGCTCGCTTTGGGGGTGCCCCTGGAGGAGGCGCTGGACCTGGTGCGGCGGGCAGGCTCCTACCCGGAGACGGCCGAGCAGCACCGGTTGGTCCGCTGGCTGGCCGAGAGCGACCTCGGCTGA
- the nadB gene encoding L-aspartate oxidase, with translation MAAAYDYVVVGSGIAGLYAALLAAERGTVLVLTKGAIDDTNTRWAQGGIAAPVGPGDSPELHLRDTIAAGAGLVDEAAARVMVEEAAEAVQDLVRLGVPFDTVEGEVALAREGGHSLPRVLHAGGDATGAHVEAALAASVRAARIPVREHCLATRIVVDEGRAVGIETLHWPTGEKVSYACRFLVLATGGAGRMFRYTTNPPVATGDGIALAYRAGAEIMDMEFVQFHPTALRRPGAPPFLITEAVRGEGAVLLNPRGERFMPRYHPQAELAPRDVVVRAMVAEMRAVGSDHVLLDMSHLPRERVAARFPQVYRTCLELGLDIAREPVPVSPAAHYTIGGIRTDLWGQTTLPGLYACGECACTGVHGANRLASNSLLESVVFARQLVRRTAEAPAGHAPLSPAAVELPPPDPAEAPAPTLEALQSLMWEDVGIVRDGAGLTRAAALLRAWQAALPPPSDRQSHELANLLTCARLTTEAALLREESRGVHYRLDHPQPREEWRRHIVFRRCREERRR, from the coding sequence ATGGCCGCTGCCTATGACTACGTCGTCGTCGGCTCCGGCATTGCCGGCCTGTATGCTGCCCTTCTGGCTGCCGAGCGGGGCACGGTGTTGGTCCTGACCAAGGGGGCCATCGACGACACCAACACCCGTTGGGCGCAGGGGGGGATAGCTGCCCCGGTGGGGCCCGGCGACTCCCCCGAACTGCACCTGCGGGACACCATCGCAGCCGGTGCCGGCCTCGTGGACGAGGCTGCAGCGCGGGTGATGGTGGAAGAGGCAGCCGAGGCCGTTCAGGACCTGGTGCGCCTTGGCGTCCCCTTCGACACGGTGGAAGGCGAGGTGGCCCTGGCGCGGGAGGGCGGTCACTCCCTGCCCCGCGTCCTCCATGCCGGCGGGGACGCCACCGGAGCGCACGTGGAGGCTGCCCTGGCCGCCTCTGTCCGCGCCGCCCGCATACCGGTGCGCGAGCACTGCCTGGCCACCCGCATCGTGGTGGACGAAGGAAGGGCTGTGGGGATAGAGACGCTGCACTGGCCCACCGGCGAGAAGGTGTCCTATGCCTGCCGGTTCCTGGTGCTGGCCACCGGCGGCGCCGGGCGCATGTTCCGCTACACCACCAACCCGCCCGTGGCCACCGGCGACGGCATAGCCCTGGCCTACCGTGCCGGGGCCGAGATAATGGACATGGAGTTCGTGCAGTTCCATCCCACGGCCCTGCGCAGGCCCGGCGCCCCTCCCTTCCTGATCACCGAGGCCGTCCGCGGCGAAGGGGCGGTGTTGCTCAACCCCCGCGGCGAGCGCTTCATGCCACGATACCATCCTCAGGCGGAGCTGGCGCCCCGCGATGTGGTGGTGAGGGCCATGGTCGCTGAGATGAGGGCCGTCGGGTCGGACCACGTGTTGCTGGACATGAGCCACCTGCCCAGGGAGAGGGTGGCGGCCCGCTTCCCCCAGGTCTACCGCACCTGCCTGGAGCTGGGCCTCGACATCGCCCGTGAGCCGGTGCCGGTGTCGCCCGCCGCCCACTACACTATCGGCGGCATCCGCACCGACCTGTGGGGACAGACCACCCTCCCCGGCCTCTACGCCTGCGGCGAGTGCGCCTGCACCGGCGTCCACGGGGCCAATCGCCTGGCCTCCAACTCCTTGTTGGAGAGCGTCGTGTTCGCTCGTCAACTGGTGCGGCGCACGGCCGAGGCTCCCGCTGGCCACGCCCCCCTGTCGCCAGCGGCTGTCGAGCTGCCTCCACCCGACCCGGCCGAGGCGCCGGCGCCGACCCTGGAGGCGCTCCAGTCCCTCATGTGGGAGGACGTGGGCATCGTCCGCGACGGCGCGGGCCTGACGCGGGCGGCTGCCCTACTGCGGGCCTGGCAGGCGGCCCTGCCGCCGCCCTCCGACCGGCAGTCCCACGAGCTGGCCAACCTCCTGACCTGTGCCCGTCTGACGACCGAGGCTGCCCTGCTGCGGGAGGAGAGCCGGGGCGTCCACTATCGTCTTGACCACCCACAGCCGCGGGAGGAGTGGCGGCGGCATATCGTCTTCCGGCGCTGTCGGGAGGAACGACGGCGATGA
- the nadC gene encoding carboxylating nicotinate-nucleotide diphosphorylase: MTTPPSLSLHEAHLRRLAENALLEDRAYDDVTTAALVPEEQQGRAVLLAKAAGVIAGLPVARAVFAAMDATLRFVPLVEEGARVGRGDRLAVVEGSVASILRAERVALNYLQRLSGIATLTARYVERLQGTGVRLRDTRKTTPGLRTLEKYAVRVGGGTNHRLSLADGVLVKDNHLAALRARGLGIADAVRLAKKANPSMWVQVEVTTVAEAEEALAAGADSLLLDNMPLEDMRQVVALAKGRAVLEASGGITLENVRQVAETGVDYISVGAITHSAPALDISLELE; this comes from the coding sequence ATGACGACGCCTCCGTCCCTGTCGCTACACGAGGCGCACCTGCGCCGCCTGGCCGAGAATGCCCTGCTGGAGGACCGCGCCTACGACGACGTCACCACTGCTGCCCTGGTGCCCGAGGAGCAGCAGGGACGGGCTGTGCTGCTGGCCAAGGCCGCGGGGGTGATAGCGGGCCTGCCCGTGGCCCGGGCGGTCTTCGCCGCCATGGACGCGACCCTGCGCTTTGTCCCCCTCGTCGAGGAGGGGGCCCGCGTCGGCCGTGGCGACCGGCTGGCAGTGGTGGAGGGGTCGGTGGCCTCTATCCTGCGCGCGGAGCGGGTGGCCCTCAACTACCTGCAGCGCCTGTCGGGCATAGCTACCCTCACTGCCCGCTATGTGGAGCGGCTGCAGGGCACCGGCGTCCGCCTGCGCGACACCCGCAAGACGACCCCGGGCCTGCGCACTCTGGAGAAGTATGCCGTGCGGGTGGGCGGCGGGACCAACCACCGCCTGAGCCTGGCCGATGGCGTGCTGGTGAAGGACAACCACCTGGCTGCCCTGCGCGCCCGCGGCCTGGGCATCGCCGATGCCGTGCGCCTGGCCAAGAAGGCCAACCCGAGTATGTGGGTCCAGGTGGAGGTGACAACCGTGGCCGAGGCGGAAGAGGCTCTGGCCGCCGGTGCCGACTCCCTTCTGCTGGACAACATGCCCCTCGAGGACATGCGCCAGGTGGTGGCCCTGGCCAAGGGACGCGCCGTGCTGGAGGCGTCGGGCGGCATCACGCTCGAGAACGTGCGGCAGGTGGCCGAAACGGGGGTGGACTACATTTCGGTGGGCGCCATCACCCACTCGGCCCCGGCCCTGGACATCAGCCTGGAGCTGGAGTGA
- a CDS encoding glycosyltransferase family 39 protein, giving the protein MVSVGPLRRVSPVLWGVLALLVSAAVSAALHHYFIARRWWLWDMLGRPRRELAFLIRYDWDDVALFGLLAVALFALYGLACWGAAQRGPRWLDVLPFLLAALLGVALLPSYPVTSNDVFHYIMEGRIFWLHGGNPLVETPSQYSWDRYVAYSDWLNSPAPYGPVWILSLWFPQLLPQRDPAMVVLSYKSLALVFHLLTGVGVWLLAGQLAPERRRLAATIYTWNPLLLFVTAVDGHNDVVMMFFAVLALYFAVRERWLLSLPLLALSVLSKYVTLVLVPLVLWYGWRRGSWRGRAMLGLGAALAVVVGVATLAPFWRGIDTFRALASDERTWLYVSLPETLYFGLNDIMSRQAAMDVAQAVALAIFLVPYGIVLWRLRGGGEALVRACYHAMLFYLVIASGIFNPWYITWVMALAAPLADRAALVAGAFTLIGMLAAHRGPTLLLNFQRHWGLSPGRPLMAAVQFLPVLALWLALEWRRLYKRVQIGAKTVVLGRSG; this is encoded by the coding sequence ATGGTATCCGTCGGGCCTCTTCGCCGCGTGAGCCCCGTGCTGTGGGGCGTCCTGGCGCTCCTGGTGTCCGCTGCGGTCAGCGCCGCCCTGCACCACTACTTCATCGCCCGCCGCTGGTGGCTGTGGGACATGCTGGGACGGCCCCGGCGGGAACTGGCCTTCCTGATCCGCTACGACTGGGACGATGTCGCCCTCTTCGGTCTGCTCGCTGTAGCCCTCTTCGCCCTCTATGGCCTGGCCTGTTGGGGCGCTGCCCAGCGAGGTCCCCGCTGGCTGGATGTCCTGCCCTTCCTGCTGGCGGCCTTGCTCGGTGTGGCCCTGTTGCCCTCGTACCCCGTCACCTCCAACGACGTCTTTCATTACATCATGGAAGGGCGGATCTTCTGGCTGCACGGGGGCAATCCCCTGGTAGAGACGCCGAGCCAGTATTCCTGGGACCGCTACGTCGCCTACTCCGACTGGTTGAACTCGCCCGCCCCCTACGGCCCCGTATGGATCCTCTCCCTCTGGTTCCCTCAGCTGCTTCCCCAGCGTGACCCGGCCATGGTGGTGCTTTCTTACAAGTCCCTGGCCCTGGTCTTCCATCTGCTGACGGGGGTAGGGGTGTGGCTGCTGGCCGGCCAGTTGGCTCCCGAGCGGAGGAGGTTGGCGGCCACCATCTACACCTGGAATCCCCTCCTCCTGTTCGTCACGGCCGTGGACGGACACAACGATGTGGTGATGATGTTCTTCGCCGTGCTGGCCCTCTACTTCGCTGTGCGGGAGCGCTGGCTCCTCTCCCTGCCTCTGCTGGCCCTCTCGGTCCTGAGCAAGTATGTCACCCTGGTACTGGTGCCACTGGTGCTCTGGTACGGGTGGCGAAGGGGCAGTTGGCGAGGAAGGGCGATGCTGGGGTTGGGGGCCGCCCTGGCGGTGGTGGTGGGGGTGGCGACCCTCGCGCCCTTCTGGCGCGGGATCGACACCTTCCGCGCCCTGGCCAGCGACGAGCGCACCTGGCTGTACGTGTCCTTGCCCGAGACCCTCTATTTCGGCCTCAACGACATCATGTCCCGGCAGGCGGCCATGGATGTCGCCCAGGCTGTGGCGCTGGCCATATTCCTGGTGCCCTACGGCATAGTGCTCTGGCGACTGCGCGGCGGAGGAGAGGCCCTGGTGCGGGCCTGCTATCACGCTATGCTTTTCTACCTTGTCATCGCCTCGGGCATTTTCAACCCCTGGTATATCACCTGGGTGATGGCCCTGGCGGCGCCCCTGGCCGACCGGGCCGCCCTGGTAGCTGGGGCCTTCACCCTCATTGGCATGCTGGCTGCCCACCGCGGCCCCACCCTGCTGCTCAACTTCCAGCGCCACTGGGGCCTCAGCCCCGGGCGGCCCCTCATGGCGGCGGTCCAGTTCCTGCCCGTGCTCGCCCTATGGCTGGCGCTGGAATGGCGCAGGTTGTATAAGAGGGTGCAGATAGGGGCGAAAACCGTTGTGCTGGGGAGAAGCGGATAG